The Desulfococcus multivorans DNA window GGCGACCGGGACAGCATTCTGGTCAAGGGACGTGGGGAGTTTCAGTTGGCTATTCTCATCGAAACGATGCGCCGGGAGGGATACGAATTTTGTGTGGGTCGTCCGGAGGCTATCTTTCATCATGAAAACGGCATCAAGATGGAACCTCTGGAACGGTTGATGGTGGACTGCGAAGAGCGATTCCTGGGGGTGGTCACCGAAAAACTATCCCTGCGCAAAGGAAAGATGACGAACATGGTCAACAACGGCAAGGGCCGCGTCAGAATGGAGTTTTCCGTGCCGACCCGGACCCTCATCGGGTATCGGGACGAATTTCTCACCGACACCCGGGGAACCGGCATCATGAACTCGCTGTTCGACGGATACGGCGAATTCCGGGGGGAATGTCCCAGCCGGTTCACGGGGTCCATCGTCGCCGATCGAACCGGAACCGCCGTTGCCTATGCCCTTTTCAACCTGGAACCCCGGGGCCGCCTTTTCATCGAACCCGGCCAACCGGTCTACGAGGGCATGATCGTCGGAGAGCACAACCGAGCACAGGACATCAACGTCAATCCCTGCAAAGAAAAAAAACTGACCAACATGCGGGCATCGGGAAAAGACGACAATGTCATTCTCTCGCCCATCAAGCCGATGACGCTGGAACAGGCGATCAATTTTATCCGGGAAGACGAGTTGGTCGAGGTGACGCCGCTGTCCCTGCGCATGCGGAAGGCAGTGCTCTCGGCCCAGAAGCGCCACAACATGCGCGGCGCACGGGAATAAGATGAACCGATCTCCTTCCCGAACCCCACTGGCCGGGAGGTAAGACGAGCCGCATCGAATCTTCAATGCGAAGGCGGTCTTACATTATGCCAGGACATGCCGATCCAGAACAAAGCAAACCATTTCTCCCTCGAAGACTCGGACACTCCCTGACGAAGCAGTGACGCGAACGACACGCTTTTTCCCGCTTTCCTCGATCACCGAAGCTTCGGCGGTGACTGTCTCTCCCGCCCGAACCGGTTTGAGAAATCTGACGTCGGCGCTGCCGAGAACGACGTTGGGGTGGTTGACGGCGATCATGGCCGCATAATCCGCCAATCCAAAAACAAAACCGCCATGAACAAGCCCTGAGTCATCTGCAACCATCGCTTCGGTGGTCGACAACGCTACGCGGCTGTTGCCTTTTTCAACCGTCAAGGGTCGGCCGCACAGGGTTTGATTGATCTTCCGGTGTGTGATGATGTCCATATCCCGTTCCTGTATTGAGGTAGGCAGTTATCGGTATTTCCACGGTACGCGCCATGGAGAGATATCCGATGTATCATGGACCGTTACCATGCCGTCCCTTAAATCGTCAAGGATCGTGAAATCCATGAACGAGACTTGCAACTTTTCATTGATGTCGTTATGTTAGATCTTCAGCTTCCGGAAAGTGAAGATTTTTCTTTTCATCATCAGGTCGTAATGCCATAAACAAGCCTGTACCGGCTGTTTTTTTCATGCCGCGGAAGCACTGATACCTGACAAGACGGAAGGAAGTCGATCATATGACGACAGAGTGGGTGCCTTTTGGGAATGGCGAATACATTGTGCTGGACGCTTTTCTGATGACCCCGGACCAACAGGCCGCCGCCATCGAGAAGGCTTACATCGAGGTCTCCACCGGCCCGAGGGGCCGTCGGCAGATCATGGGCAAAGGCATGATTCGCCCCTTCATGATTGTGGAGTTGCACGAGAATAACGATATCATCGATCTGGTGATTGATCTGGGCGGGTCATTCAAATATCGTCTCAAAAAGCCGGTTCTGAAATCAGGGAAGGTATTTTCACCGGCTGTGAACGCTCTCCTTCAGTTCTTCCCATCACAGCCGTGGGAGCAAATCTCCGAAAGCGAGTTTCACGAAATACGCAAAGGCCTCAAATTTCTCACGGACTAAGCTGAAGCCTAAAACAGAACGGGACCAGCTTCCGCCGGCCCCGTTCGTTGAGCGACACTCCCTCTCAGCCGTTTGACACGGCTTCGGTGCCTTTTGTTATCGAGGCGACGCTGTCTCGCGCCCCGAGGCACACGGGTGGCTTTTCTGGAGACAGGTTCCTTGAGCGCCTCTCCGATCATCTCCTCCAGCCGGAAAAACGCCTCTTGGCGGTTGCCGAACTGGCTGCGGTGCTTCTGGACCGTCAGCACGATCTCCCCAGCCTTGTTCATGCGATTTCCGGCAATTCGAATCAGACGGCTGCGGACATCCTCGGGCAGAGAAGCGCAGTCCTGAACGTTGAAACGCAGCTGAACTCCGGAATTGACCTTGTTGACGTTCTGACCGCCGGGCCCTGAACAGCGCATGAAGGATTCGTGAATCTCTTCGGGGCCGATGGCGATGCCATGCAGTTCAAGCATCATAATACATCCCTTTCTATTTTAACCGGCCTTTTATCGGCCGGTCCGTCTTCCAGATGACGATAAAGTAGCGCATCTGCCCGTGAAGTCAAGCCGATATGCCCCCAATATGCCGGCATGAATCATCTCAAGGTCCGAATGAAGGCGGCCACAGCGCCTGTTCCTTCCCGATCCATCAACCGTATGGTCTCGGAGCCCACCACGGCGATGTCGGCTTTGCCCCTGAGAAAGTCGATATCCGCCCGGCTTTTTACGCCGAAGCCCACAGCCAGCGGCAGTTGGGTGGCCTGACGACACCGGGCAAGATAGTATTCCAGATCTGTCGAAAAATCGGTTTCCGCGCCGGTCACTCCCTTCCGGGCCACGCAGTATATGAATCCCCGGGAGACGTCTGCAATGCGCTTCATCCGTTCCAGAGGGGTCGTCGGGGCATAGATATGGATGGGATCCAGGTTGCGGCCTGCCATGGCCGCTATATAATCGCCCCCCTCCTCCGGCGGCAGATCGGGCACGATGGCCCCCTGAATCCGGCTATCCGCCATCATGTCCACAAACCGGGCAACCCCATAGCGATACAGGATATTGTAGTAGCTCATGAACAGAAACGGAATGTCGAATCGCGCGGCGGCATCCCGCGCGAAATCGATACATTTCGCCACGGTGGCCCCTCGCTCCAGAGCACGCTGATTTGCCGCCAGAATTACCGGTCCGTCGGCGATGGGTTCTGAAAAGGGAATCTGAAGTTCCATGAGATCGACACCCGCATCGACCATGGCCGCCACGATCTCAAGAGAAGCTTCAAAGGAGGGATACCCCATGACGATATGGGTCATCAGCAGAATATCCCGCTGTTTCAGCTGATCATGAATATAGCCTTCAAGCATGGTATTGTTCCGCCTTTCTGATGATAAACGCCTTCCATCCGGGATCGTCGAAAGCGTCTGCCACCGTAAAGATATCCTTGTCGCCCCGACCGGATTGGTTAATGATAATGCTGTCATCCCGGGAAAGCGCCGGGGCTTCCTTGAAGGCCTGTACAAAGGCATGGGCGGACTCCAGGGCCGGAATGAGCCCCTCCTTCCTGACGGTGAGGGCAAGGGCGTCGACGACCTCCCGGTCCGTCGCAGCCGCAAACCGGGCCCGACCGGTTTCCTTCAGATCGGAAAGGATGGGAGAGACGCCCACATAGTCTAAGCCGGCCGCGATGCTGTGGGTCTCCTTCATCTGACCGTCCGCGTTCTGCAGGAAATAGGTGCGGTAACCCTGAGCCACCCCGATGCCGGCGTCCGGTGAACAGAGACGGGCGGCATGCCGTCCCGATTGGAGGCCTTCGCCCCCGGCTTCCACGCCCACGAGTTCCA harbors:
- a CDS encoding thioesterase, FlK family, which gives rise to MDIITHRKINQTLCGRPLTVEKGNSRVALSTTEAMVADDSGLVHGGFVFGLADYAAMIAVNHPNVVLGSADVRFLKPVRAGETVTAEASVIEESGKKRVVRVTASSGSVRVFEGEMVCFVLDRHVLA
- the arfB gene encoding alternative ribosome rescue aminoacyl-tRNA hydrolase ArfB, encoding MMLELHGIAIGPEEIHESFMRCSGPGGQNVNKVNSGVQLRFNVQDCASLPEDVRSRLIRIAGNRMNKAGEIVLTVQKHRSQFGNRQEAFFRLEEMIGEALKEPVSRKATRVPRGARQRRLDNKRHRSRVKRLRGSVAQRTGPAEAGPVLF
- the trpA gene encoding tryptophan synthase subunit alpha — its product is MLEGYIHDQLKQRDILLMTHIVMGYPSFEASLEIVAAMVDAGVDLMELQIPFSEPIADGPVILAANQRALERGATVAKCIDFARDAAARFDIPFLFMSYYNILYRYGVARFVDMMADSRIQGAIVPDLPPEEGGDYIAAMAGRNLDPIHIYAPTTPLERMKRIADVSRGFIYCVARKGVTGAETDFSTDLEYYLARCRQATQLPLAVGFGVKSRADIDFLRGKADIAVVGSETIRLMDREGTGAVAAFIRTLR